One window from the genome of Saimiri boliviensis isolate mSaiBol1 chromosome 2, mSaiBol1.pri, whole genome shotgun sequence encodes:
- the NMRK1 gene encoding nicotinamide riboside kinase 1 has protein sequence MKTFIIGISGVTNGGKTTLAKNLQKHLPNCSIICQDDFFKPESEIETDKNGFLQYDVLEALNMEKMMSAISSWKENARCSVVSTDRESAEEIPILIIEGFLLFNYKPLDTIWNRSYFLTIPYEECKRRRSTRVYEPPDSPGYFDGHVWPMYLKHRQEMQDITWEVVYLDGTKSKEDLFLQVYEDLIQQLAKQKCLQVTA, from the exons atgaaaacatttatcATTGGAATCAGTGG tGTGACAAACGGTGGGAAAACAACACTGGCTAAGAATTTGCAGAAACACCTCCCAAACTGCAGTATCATATGTCAGGATGATTTCTTCAAG ccAGAGTCTGAGATAGAGACAGATAAAAATGGATTTTTGCAGTATGATG TGCTTGAAGCACTTAACATGGAAAAAATGATGTCAGCCATTTCCTCCTGGAAGGAAAACGCAAGATGCTCTGTGGTATCAACAGACCGGGAAAGTGCTGAGGAAATTCCCATTTTGATCATCgaaggttttcttctttttaattataa GCCTCTGGACACTATATGGAATAGAAGCTATTTCCTGACTATTCCATATGAAGAATGTAAAAGGAGGAGGAG TACAAGGGTCTATGAGCCTCCAGACTCTCCGGGATACTTTGATGGCCACGTGTGGCCCATGTATCTAAAGCACAGACAAGAAATGCAGGATATCACCTGGGAAGTTG TTTACTTAGATGGAACAAAATCTAAAGAGGACCTCTTTTTGCAAGTATATGAAGATCTCATACAACAGCTAGCAAAGCAAAAGT